One genomic window of Mucilaginibacter sp. SJ includes the following:
- the ilvA gene encoding threonine ammonia-lyase IlvA, with product METDTKSQLDFEAAYQRIKDVVKRTPLEYNAGLSAKYECEVYLKREDLQVVRSYKLRGAYNMISQLNDDELSRGVVCASAGNHAQGVAFSCNKKNIKGVIFMPEITPKQKVKQTAMFGNGNIEIVLTGDTFDDCLAEALIYTEKNKMTFIPPFDDYRVIEGQGTVGVEILQDLPGIEVAIMPIGGGGFASGTGTYLKNNKPDIHLIGVEPEGAPSMLGAINHGKPITLDEIDRFVDGAAVKRVGALTYNICKEILNDMLLVPEGKICTTILKLYNEDAIVVEPAGALSVAALDACKEQIKGKKVVCIISGGNNDIARMQEIKEKSLLYEGLKHYFIVRFPQRPGALKLFVNSVLGPGDDITRFEFIKKNEKENGPALVGIELKNAEDYPALLQRMHAHRFNVIELNKDQTLFEYLV from the coding sequence ATGGAAACTGATACAAAAAGCCAGCTTGATTTTGAAGCGGCATACCAGCGGATAAAGGACGTTGTGAAACGTACTCCGCTGGAATATAACGCCGGACTTTCGGCCAAATACGAGTGTGAGGTTTATTTAAAACGCGAAGACCTGCAGGTTGTTCGCTCCTATAAGTTGCGCGGTGCATACAACATGATCAGTCAGTTAAATGACGATGAGTTGAGCCGCGGCGTGGTTTGCGCCAGCGCTGGTAACCATGCCCAGGGCGTAGCCTTTTCGTGCAATAAAAAGAATATCAAAGGTGTAATTTTTATGCCCGAAATTACCCCCAAACAAAAGGTTAAACAAACCGCCATGTTTGGCAACGGTAATATAGAAATAGTGCTCACCGGCGATACGTTTGACGATTGCCTGGCCGAAGCACTGATCTATACAGAAAAAAACAAAATGACCTTCATTCCTCCTTTTGATGACTATCGCGTTATTGAAGGCCAGGGAACCGTAGGCGTTGAAATACTGCAGGACCTGCCCGGCATTGAAGTAGCTATCATGCCCATCGGTGGTGGCGGCTTTGCATCAGGCACAGGTACGTATCTCAAAAACAACAAACCTGATATCCACCTGATAGGAGTTGAGCCTGAAGGAGCCCCATCAATGCTGGGTGCTATCAATCACGGCAAACCCATCACTTTAGATGAGATAGACCGTTTTGTTGACGGTGCCGCAGTTAAACGCGTTGGTGCATTAACGTACAACATTTGTAAAGAGATCCTGAATGATATGTTATTGGTGCCCGAAGGCAAAATCTGCACCACCATACTCAAACTTTACAATGAGGATGCTATAGTGGTTGAACCTGCCGGCGCGTTATCTGTAGCTGCGCTTGATGCCTGTAAAGAGCAGATCAAGGGCAAAAAGGTAGTTTGTATCATCAGCGGTGGTAATAATGATATTGCCCGCATGCAGGAGATCAAAGAAAAATCACTGCTGTACGAAGGCCTGAAACATTACTTCATTGTAAGGTTCCCGCAACGTCCGGGAGCATTGAAACTGTTTGTGAACAGTGTATTAGGCCCCGGTGATGATATTACCCGTTTCGAATTCATTAAAAAGAATGAGAAAGAAAACGGCCCGGCACTGGTAGGTATCGAGCTAAAAAATGCTGAAGATTATCCGGCCTTGTTACAACGGATGCACGCGCACCGTTTTAATGTTATCGAACTGAATAAAGACCAGACCTTGTTTGAGTATTTGGTGTGA
- a CDS encoding 2-isopropylmalate synthase — protein MLHDPNRVYVFDTTLRDGEQVPGCQLTTPEKIEIAKELELLGVDIIEAGFPVSSPGDFQSVVEISKAVKEPTVCALTRANKGDIDAAVASLQYAKRPRIHTGIGSSDMHIKHKFNSTREEILERAVEAVKYAKKSVEDIEFYAEDAGRADVVYLAQMVEAVIAAGATVVNIPDTNGYCLPDQYGSKIKFLKENVKNIDKAIISVHCHNDLGLATANSIAGLQNGARQIEGTINGIGERAGNTSIEEVVMILKTHHTLGLHTQIDSKKFYELSQMIRTQMRMPVQPNKAIVGANAFAHSSGIHQDGFLKMRENYEIIRPEDVGFPSATIVLTARSGRHALKFHLERLGYTLDKEELAFVYNNFLTLADSKLDINDQDLQGLMAHRLVKN, from the coding sequence ATGTTACACGATCCCAACCGCGTTTATGTTTTTGATACCACGCTCCGCGATGGCGAGCAGGTACCGGGTTGCCAGTTAACAACCCCCGAAAAGATTGAGATAGCTAAGGAACTGGAACTACTGGGCGTGGATATTATTGAAGCAGGTTTCCCGGTTTCAAGTCCGGGCGACTTCCAAAGCGTTGTTGAAATTTCAAAAGCCGTTAAAGAACCTACCGTTTGCGCACTTACCCGTGCCAACAAAGGCGATATTGACGCTGCTGTAGCATCTCTGCAATATGCCAAACGCCCGCGTATCCATACGGGTATCGGTTCGTCTGATATGCACATCAAGCATAAATTCAACAGCACCCGCGAAGAAATTCTGGAGCGTGCCGTTGAAGCTGTTAAATACGCCAAAAAATCTGTCGAGGATATTGAGTTTTATGCTGAAGATGCAGGCAGGGCTGATGTAGTTTACCTGGCGCAAATGGTTGAGGCTGTTATTGCTGCAGGCGCTACCGTAGTGAACATCCCGGATACTAACGGTTATTGCCTGCCCGATCAGTATGGTAGCAAAATCAAATTCCTGAAAGAAAACGTTAAAAATATTGATAAGGCTATCATCTCGGTGCATTGCCATAATGATCTTGGCCTGGCTACTGCCAACTCAATAGCCGGTTTACAAAATGGTGCCCGCCAAATTGAAGGTACCATTAACGGTATCGGCGAGCGTGCAGGTAATACCTCTATCGAAGAAGTGGTGATGATCCTCAAAACACACCATACTTTAGGCTTGCATACTCAAATCGACTCTAAAAAGTTCTATGAATTGAGCCAGATGATCCGTACGCAAATGCGGATGCCGGTACAGCCTAATAAAGCTATTGTAGGTGCAAATGCCTTTGCACACAGTTCTGGTATTCACCAGGACGGCTTCCTGAAGATGCGTGAAAACTATGAGATCATTCGTCCTGAAGATGTAGGCTTTCCGAGCGCCACAATAGTGCTAACCGCGCGTAGCGGCAGGCATGCTCTGAAATTCCATCTGGAGCGTTTAGGATATACGCTGGATAAGGAAGAACTTGCTTTTGTTTACAATAACTTTTTAACGCTTGCCGATAGCAAGCTTGACATCAATGACCAGGATTTGCAAGGCCTAATGGCCCACCGACTGGTAAAAAACTAA
- a CDS encoding methyltransferase domain-containing protein, whose product MKWNADLYDQKHAFVFKYGEDVLELLDVKPGERILDLGCGTGHLTKQIQDKGAIVKGTDYSPEMIAQAKQLYPDVDFAVENAADFHTTEKYDAVFSNAALHWVLDANGAIHSIANSLKQGGRFVAEMGGKGNVERLIEATKLVLHNHGYNEKADTKVWYFPSVGEYATKLEEHGFRVAYVIHYDRKTPLQDGDQGVAKWITMFGAQFLEGIPEDEKEQILAEITKKLEPFYNENGQWYADYKRLRFIAIKK is encoded by the coding sequence ATGAAATGGAACGCTGATTTGTACGACCAAAAGCATGCCTTTGTATTTAAATATGGAGAGGATGTGCTTGAGTTGCTGGATGTGAAACCCGGTGAGCGCATCCTTGACCTGGGTTGTGGTACAGGCCATTTAACTAAACAAATTCAGGATAAAGGCGCTATTGTAAAAGGTACCGATTACTCGCCCGAAATGATAGCCCAAGCTAAACAGCTTTATCCTGATGTAGACTTCGCGGTAGAGAACGCTGCTGATTTTCACACTACAGAAAAGTATGATGCTGTGTTTTCAAATGCAGCACTACATTGGGTACTTGATGCCAATGGTGCTATTCACAGCATAGCCAACAGCCTTAAACAGGGCGGCAGGTTTGTTGCTGAAATGGGTGGTAAAGGTAATGTTGAGCGTTTGATTGAGGCTACCAAACTGGTGCTGCATAACCATGGTTACAATGAAAAAGCTGATACCAAAGTATGGTATTTCCCTTCAGTTGGGGAATATGCTACCAAATTGGAAGAACATGGTTTTAGGGTTGCTTACGTTATTCACTATGACCGCAAAACCCCGCTTCAGGATGGCGACCAAGGTGTAGCCAAATGGATAACCATGTTTGGTGCTCAGTTTTTAGAAGGCATTCCCGAGGATGAGAAAGAACAAATCCTGGCCGAGATCACTAAAAAGCTTGAACCTTTTTATAACGAAAACGGCCAATGGTATGCCGATTATAAAAGGTTAAGATTTATTGCCATTAAAAAGTAG
- the leuB gene encoding 3-isopropylmalate dehydrogenase: MKKHILVIPGDGIGPEVTTWGKAVLEKIGQDFGHEFTFDEALMGHAGIEATGNPLPDETLAKAKASDAILFGAIGHIKYDNDPSAKVRPEQGLLKIRKELGLYANLRPIMLFDELLDASSLKPEILKGTDILFFRELTGDVYFGEKKRSEDRNTASDLMIYSRYEVERIAIKAYEAARVRGKRLCSVDKANVLEASRLWREVVQEIAKQYPDVETEHMFIDNAAMQLVKNPKKFDVVLTANLFGDILTDEASQIAGSMGMLASASVGDGTGFFEPIHGSAHDIAGQDKANPMASILSVALMLEISFGLKEEAKKITDAIDKALKDGYRTGDIADANTDKAKILGTTAMGQKVLEYL; the protein is encoded by the coding sequence ATTAAAAAACACATATTAGTAATACCCGGCGACGGGATAGGCCCTGAGGTTACTACCTGGGGTAAAGCAGTTTTAGAAAAAATCGGTCAGGATTTTGGCCACGAATTTACTTTCGATGAAGCCCTGATGGGCCACGCGGGTATCGAGGCAACCGGTAATCCGCTGCCCGATGAAACACTGGCTAAAGCTAAAGCAAGCGACGCTATCCTGTTTGGCGCTATAGGTCACATCAAATATGACAATGATCCGTCGGCTAAAGTGCGTCCGGAGCAAGGATTATTAAAGATCCGTAAAGAGCTTGGTTTATATGCCAACCTGCGCCCTATTATGCTGTTTGATGAGCTTTTGGATGCATCAAGCCTTAAGCCTGAGATCCTGAAAGGTACCGATATCCTTTTCTTCCGCGAACTGACCGGCGACGTTTACTTCGGCGAGAAAAAACGCAGCGAAGACCGCAATACCGCTTCCGACCTGATGATCTATTCACGTTACGAAGTTGAGCGTATTGCTATCAAAGCTTACGAGGCAGCCCGTGTACGCGGTAAAAGATTATGCTCTGTTGATAAGGCAAACGTGTTGGAAGCTTCACGCTTATGGCGCGAGGTAGTGCAGGAAATTGCCAAACAATACCCTGACGTTGAAACCGAACACATGTTTATTGACAATGCGGCCATGCAGCTGGTTAAAAACCCTAAGAAGTTTGATGTGGTATTAACTGCCAACCTGTTCGGCGATATCCTTACCGACGAAGCATCACAAATTGCAGGTTCAATGGGTATGCTGGCTTCAGCTTCGGTAGGTGATGGCACAGGATTTTTTGAGCCTATCCACGGTTCGGCACATGATATTGCAGGTCAGGATAAAGCAAATCCGATGGCCTCTATCCTATCTGTAGCCCTGATGCTTGAAATAAGCTTCGGCCTTAAAGAAGAAGCTAAAAAGATAACAGACGCTATTGATAAAGCGCTGAAAGATGGTTACCGCACCGGTGATATTGCTGATGCCAATACCGACAAAGCCAAAATTTTAGGCACTACGGCAATGGGCCAAAAAGTGCTGGAATATTTATAG
- a CDS encoding methyltransferase domain-containing protein has translation MDYGPSTMDQTNELMNQQKHIQREGKGTAKLFDERSLANDYSTLAPLLRPGLKVLDVGCGTGAISKDIAALVGETGHVTGIDNTEYFVQSGKETYASVQNMGLIYTDLFSFEPEEKYDLIVSARVLQWLNNPVEALIKMYSLLKPGGTVSILDYNHEALQWQPQPPASMQRFYATFLRWRGDAGMNNHIAEDLPEYLQEAGFTNIEVFNADEVYHKGEYNFEGKAGIWAKVAQSKQMVEEGYIDDESRLQAIDEYTEWVENEAEQMVMKLKEVRGVKPE, from the coding sequence ATGGACTATGGACCATCGACTATGGACCAAACTAATGAACTAATGAACCAACAAAAACATATCCAGAGAGAAGGTAAAGGTACTGCCAAGTTATTCGACGAACGGAGTTTAGCGAATGATTATTCAACCCTTGCCCCATTGCTCAGGCCCGGCCTGAAGGTGCTGGATGTGGGTTGTGGCACAGGCGCTATCTCTAAAGATATTGCTGCATTGGTTGGCGAAACTGGTCATGTTACAGGCATTGATAATACCGAATATTTTGTCCAGAGCGGTAAGGAAACTTATGCTTCGGTTCAAAATATGGGGCTCATTTATACCGATCTGTTCAGCTTTGAGCCGGAGGAAAAGTATGATCTTATTGTTTCGGCACGTGTGCTGCAATGGTTAAACAACCCGGTTGAGGCTTTAATAAAAATGTATTCGTTGTTAAAACCCGGTGGTACAGTATCCATTTTGGATTATAACCACGAGGCTTTGCAATGGCAGCCGCAGCCACCGGCAAGTATGCAGCGCTTTTATGCTACTTTTTTAAGGTGGCGGGGCGATGCAGGTATGAACAATCATATTGCCGAAGATCTGCCTGAATATTTGCAGGAAGCAGGTTTTACCAACATTGAAGTATTTAACGCAGATGAGGTTTACCACAAAGGCGAATATAACTTTGAAGGCAAAGCAGGCATCTGGGCAAAGGTAGCTCAATCAAAGCAAATGGTTGAGGAAGGCTACATTGATGATGAATCGCGCTTGCAGGCCATTGACGAGTATACCGAATGGGTAGAAAACGAGGCCGAGCAAATGGTGATGAAACTAAAAGAAGTTCGCGGCGTAAAACCCGAATAA
- the leuD gene encoding 3-isopropylmalate dehydratase small subunit encodes MTKIFKHIQTTVVPLPIENIDTDQIIPARFLKATTRDGFGNNLFRDWRYEGNDTPKADFVLNDPNFSGKVLVAGKNFGCGSSREHAAWAISDYGFDAVVSSFFADIFKGNALNNGLLPVQVSDDFLKKIFDAVYADHKAEVEIDLESQTITISSTGEKESFEINPYKKACLINSYDDIDYILSQKGKIEEFEEAK; translated from the coding sequence ATGACTAAAATATTTAAACACATTCAAACCACAGTAGTGCCTTTGCCTATCGAAAACATCGATACGGATCAGATCATCCCTGCAAGGTTTTTGAAGGCTACCACCCGCGATGGTTTTGGCAATAACTTATTTCGCGATTGGCGGTATGAGGGCAATGATACCCCCAAAGCTGATTTTGTGCTTAACGATCCAAACTTTAGTGGTAAAGTGTTGGTTGCAGGCAAAAACTTTGGCTGCGGCAGTAGTCGCGAGCACGCTGCATGGGCTATATCTGATTATGGCTTCGACGCAGTTGTGAGCAGCTTTTTTGCCGATATCTTTAAAGGAAACGCACTTAACAACGGCCTACTGCCGGTACAGGTGAGCGATGATTTTCTGAAAAAGATCTTCGACGCAGTTTATGCCGATCATAAAGCCGAGGTTGAGATTGACCTGGAAAGCCAGACCATCACCATCTCATCAACAGGCGAAAAAGAAAGCTTCGAGATCAACCCTTACAAAAAAGCCTGTTTAATTAATAGCTACGATGATATCGACTACATCTTGAGCCAAAAAGGCAAAATTGAGGAGTTTGAGGAAGCAAAATAG
- a CDS encoding GxxExxY protein, which translates to MEKDTLTYKIIGCAMRVHNTLGNGFQEVIYQRCLAIEFEKAGISFARELEHTIFYEGIEVGTRRADFVVEGKLSVELKAIINLEDVHLAQAKNYTVAYDFPIGLLINFGSQSLQYKLIFNPKYNIKLN; encoded by the coding sequence ATGGAAAAAGATACGCTCACGTACAAAATTATTGGTTGTGCGATGCGCGTTCATAATACATTGGGCAACGGATTTCAGGAAGTAATTTATCAACGTTGTTTAGCTATCGAATTTGAAAAAGCAGGAATAAGCTTTGCAAGAGAGTTAGAACATACGATATTTTATGAAGGGATTGAAGTTGGAACAAGAAGAGCCGATTTTGTAGTTGAGGGAAAGCTATCGGTTGAATTAAAAGCGATCATTAATTTGGAAGATGTGCACTTAGCACAAGCAAAAAACTATACCGTTGCTTATGATTTCCCGATAGGTTTGCTGATAAACTTTGGTAGCCAAAGTCTCCAATATAAATTGATCTTCAATCCAAAATATAACATTAAACTAAATTGA
- the leuC gene encoding 3-isopropylmalate dehydratase large subunit, translated as MGQTLFDKIWDAHVVSSSEGFPDILYIDTHFIHEVTSPQAFDGLRQRGLPVFRPKQTVATADHNVPTIDQHLPIKEELSRYQVDMLTKNCKEFGVELYGLGHPYQGIVHVIGPELGITRPGGTYVCGDSHTSTHGAFGAIAFGIGTSQVEQVLATQCLLQSRPKRMKIEVNGKLQKGVGAKDIILYIIAQISAAGGTGYAVEYAGDTIRSLSMEGRMTICNMSIEMGARCGLIAPDETTINYVKDREFAPKGEEWDKAVAYWKTLYSDADASFDEVLSFKAEDIEPMITYGTNPGMGIGVTQHVPETASFEAKEQGSYKKALDYMGLHDDETLLGKPIDYVFIGSCTNSRIEDLRQVAEFVKGKHKADNVTVWVVPGSKQVQQQAIAEGLDKIFNEAGFPLREPGCSACLGMNEDKIPAGKYCVSTSNRNFEGRQGPNSRTFLASPLTAAASAITGVVTDIRSMLSESEFAELEN; from the coding sequence ATGGGACAAACATTATTTGATAAGATCTGGGATGCGCACGTCGTCAGCAGCAGCGAGGGGTTCCCGGATATTTTGTATATTGATACACATTTCATTCACGAGGTAACCAGTCCGCAGGCATTTGATGGCTTGCGTCAGAGGGGCTTGCCTGTTTTCAGGCCAAAACAAACTGTGGCCACTGCCGATCACAACGTTCCAACCATTGATCAGCACTTACCCATTAAAGAAGAACTTTCACGCTACCAGGTAGATATGCTCACCAAAAACTGTAAAGAGTTTGGAGTTGAGCTATATGGCTTAGGCCACCCGTACCAGGGTATCGTTCACGTTATAGGCCCCGAGCTGGGCATCACCCGTCCGGGTGGTACTTATGTTTGCGGTGACAGCCATACTTCAACCCACGGCGCTTTTGGTGCTATTGCCTTTGGCATAGGTACATCTCAGGTTGAGCAGGTGTTGGCTACCCAATGTTTACTTCAGTCGCGCCCAAAACGCATGAAAATTGAAGTAAACGGCAAATTGCAAAAAGGCGTTGGTGCAAAAGATATTATTCTTTACATCATTGCGCAGATCTCGGCTGCCGGCGGTACCGGTTATGCTGTTGAGTATGCAGGCGATACCATTCGCTCATTGAGCATGGAAGGCCGTATGACCATCTGTAACATGAGTATTGAAATGGGCGCCCGTTGCGGACTTATTGCTCCCGACGAAACCACTATCAATTACGTAAAAGACCGCGAATTTGCCCCTAAAGGCGAAGAGTGGGACAAAGCAGTTGCTTACTGGAAAACTTTATACTCTGATGCTGACGCATCTTTTGATGAGGTATTATCCTTTAAAGCTGAAGATATTGAGCCGATGATCACTTACGGAACAAATCCGGGTATGGGCATCGGTGTTACACAACATGTTCCTGAAACTGCTTCATTTGAAGCCAAAGAACAGGGGTCATATAAAAAAGCCCTTGATTACATGGGCCTGCACGATGACGAAACGCTATTGGGTAAACCAATTGATTACGTGTTCATCGGCAGCTGCACCAACTCGCGCATTGAAGACCTGCGTCAGGTTGCAGAGTTTGTAAAAGGTAAACACAAAGCCGATAATGTTACCGTATGGGTAGTTCCCGGCTCAAAACAAGTACAACAGCAAGCCATAGCCGAAGGCCTCGATAAAATATTTAACGAAGCCGGTTTCCCTTTAAGAGAACCTGGTTGCAGTGCATGCCTTGGCATGAATGAGGACAAGATACCTGCGGGTAAATATTGCGTATCAACCTCAAACCGCAACTTTGAAGGAAGACAAGGGCCAAACAGCCGTACTTTCCTTGCCAGTCCGTTAACAGCGGCTGCGAGTGCAATTACGGGTGTGGTTACGGATATCAGGTCGATGCTGTCTGAATCAGAATTTGCAGAATTGGAGAATTAA
- the ilvC gene encoding ketol-acid reductoisomerase: MAKLNFGGTEENVVTREEFPLSKAQEVLKDEVVAVIGYGVQGPGQALNQKDNGINVIVGQRKGTKTWDKAISDGFVPGETLFEIEEALERGTVICYLLSDAAQIAVWPTVKKHLTPGKALYFSHGFGITFNEQTGIVPPADVDVFLVAPKGSGTSLRRMFLQGRGLNSSYAIFQDATGKAFDRVIALGIAVGSGYLFETNFKKEVYSDLTGERGTLMGCVQGIFAAQYDVLRSKGHSPSEAFNETVEELTQSLMPLVAENGMDWMYANCSTTAQRGALDWWKKFRDATKPVFEELYESVASGKESQRSIDSNSQPDYREKLDAELKELRESELWQAGKTVRSLRPENQVVEA; encoded by the coding sequence ATGGCAAAACTAAATTTCGGCGGCACTGAAGAAAACGTAGTAACCCGCGAAGAGTTCCCTTTATCAAAAGCTCAGGAAGTATTAAAAGATGAAGTAGTAGCGGTAATTGGCTACGGTGTACAAGGTCCGGGCCAGGCCCTGAACCAAAAAGACAATGGTATCAACGTAATTGTTGGTCAGCGTAAAGGCACTAAAACTTGGGATAAAGCTATCAGCGATGGCTTTGTACCGGGCGAAACACTTTTTGAAATTGAAGAAGCCCTGGAAAGGGGAACTGTAATTTGCTACTTATTGAGCGATGCAGCCCAAATCGCAGTATGGCCAACTGTTAAAAAACACTTAACTCCAGGCAAAGCATTGTATTTTTCTCACGGCTTTGGTATCACTTTCAACGAGCAAACAGGTATCGTACCTCCTGCTGATGTTGACGTGTTCCTGGTTGCTCCCAAAGGTTCAGGTACTTCATTACGCCGTATGTTCCTGCAAGGCCGTGGCTTAAACTCAAGCTACGCTATCTTCCAGGATGCTACCGGTAAAGCTTTTGATCGTGTTATCGCTTTAGGTATCGCTGTAGGTAGCGGTTACTTATTCGAAACTAACTTCAAAAAAGAAGTATACAGCGATTTAACCGGCGAGCGTGGTACTTTGATGGGTTGCGTTCAAGGTATCTTTGCTGCTCAGTACGATGTATTGCGTAGCAAAGGTCACTCTCCATCTGAAGCATTCAACGAAACTGTTGAAGAGCTTACCCAATCATTAATGCCACTTGTTGCAGAAAACGGCATGGACTGGATGTATGCTAACTGCTCAACTACTGCTCAACGCGGCGCGCTTGACTGGTGGAAAAAATTCCGTGACGCTACTAAACCGGTATTTGAAGAGCTTTACGAAAGCGTTGCTTCTGGTAAAGAATCACAACGTTCTATCGATTCAAACAGCCAGCCAGATTACCGCGAAAAACTGGATGCCGAATTGAAAGAATTACGCGAAAGCGAATTATGGCAAGCAGGCAAAACCGTACGCAGCTTACGCCCTGAAAACCAGGTTGTAGAAGCGTAG
- the ilvN gene encoding acetolactate synthase small subunit: MSEAEKKQEFNITIYTENQIGLLSRIAIIFTRRKINIDSLNTSPSEIDSIHRFNIVINEYEEVVRKLTRQIEKQVEVLKAYYHTNEDVIWQELALYKVSTDVIAEKVSVERLLRENGARAVVIRKDYTVFETTGHREETDNLINILQPYGLIEFVRSARVAIIKDSEGFNSKLREFERLEPGEEVIENEYLNQGEKVFTM; the protein is encoded by the coding sequence ATGAGCGAAGCAGAAAAAAAACAGGAATTTAACATCACCATATATACCGAAAACCAAATTGGCTTATTAAGCAGGATTGCTATTATATTTACACGCCGTAAAATCAATATCGATAGCCTGAACACTTCTCCATCGGAGATTGACAGTATTCACCGCTTCAATATCGTAATTAACGAATATGAAGAGGTAGTGCGTAAACTTACCCGCCAGATTGAAAAACAGGTTGAGGTATTAAAGGCATACTATCATACTAACGAAGATGTGATTTGGCAGGAATTAGCGTTATATAAGGTATCAACCGATGTAATTGCAGAGAAGGTTAGCGTTGAGCGTTTATTGCGCGAAAACGGTGCCCGCGCGGTAGTGATCCGTAAGGACTATACCGTGTTTGAAACCACCGGTCACCGTGAAGAAACAGATAACCTGATCAACATACTACAACCTTACGGCCTGATTGAGTTTGTACGAAGCGCCCGCGTTGCTATCATTAAAGATAGCGAAGGCTTTAACAGCAAACTGCGCGAATTTGAAAGGCTTGAACCAGGTGAAGAGGTAATTGAAAATGAATACCTTAACCAGGGCGAGAAGGTGTTTACGATGTAA